In the genome of Globicephala melas chromosome 7, mGloMel1.2, whole genome shotgun sequence, one region contains:
- the PRSS56 gene encoding serine protease 56 — protein sequence MLLALLLLLLPLPDPRSAHGHPLYTRVPPSTLQAALSAQGTKVLQAAQRSAQWAVNRVVMEIQHRLHECRSCANHTPPCPGPCGERRPGAVNVTRAHGRIVGGSAAPPGAWPWLVRLQLGGQPLCGGVLVAASWVLTAAHCFAGAPNELLWTVTLAEGPRGEQAEEVPVNRILPHPKFDPRTFHNDLALVQLWTPVSPTGAARPVCLPQEPQEPPAGTACAIAGWGALFEDGPEAEAVREARVPLLSADTCRRALGPGLRPSSMLCAGYLAGGIDSCQGDSGGPLTCSEPGPRPREVLYGVTSWGDGCGEPGKPGVYTRVAVFKDWLQEQMSAAPFSREPSCRELLAWEPSEEPLADAAPPCAFYAHLCPGPAGACARLAHQQCLQRRRRCELRSLAHTLLELLRGAQELFGPRPGARPLAPALARPAPSLRDPPRHLSREQRLHSGSRAAGTGFPKRRSEQRGEANGCPGLEPLWQKLAALQGTHAWILQVPAERLAMEFHEVLADLGSKTLTGLFRAWVWAGLGGRHVVFGGLVGLEPATLAQSLPQLLVQALQAFRLAALAEAEP from the exons ATGCTGCTGGCtttgctgctgctcctgctgccccTCCCAGACCCGCGGTCTGCCCACGGGCACCCACTGTACACGCGCGTGCCCCCCAGCACCCTGCAAG CAGCTCTGTCAGCCCAGGGGACGAAAGTGTTGCAGGCTGCCCAGAGGAGCGCCCAGTGGGCAGTAAACCGGGTGGTGATGGAGATCCAGCACAGGCTGCATGAGTGCCGAAGTTGTGCCAATCACACCCCTCCATGCCCGG GGCCGTGTGGCGAGAGGCGCCCCGGCGCTGTCAACGTGACGCGGGCGCACGGCCGCATTGTGGGGGGCAGCGCGGCACCGCCCGGGGCCTGGCCCTGGCTGGTGAGGTTGCAACTCGGCGGGCAGCCTCTGTGCGGCGGCGTCCTGGTGGCGGCGTCCTGGGTGCTCACGGCGGCGCACTGTTTCGCGGG CGCCCCGAACGAGCTTCTGTGGACGGTGACGCTGGCCGAGGGGCCCCGGGGGGAGCAGGCGGAGGAGGTGCCGGTGAACCGCATCTTGCCCCACCCCAAG tttGACCCTCGGACCTTCCACAACGACCTGGCCCTGGTGCAGCTGTGGACGCCGGTGAGCCCGACAGGGGCGGCGCGCCCCGTGTGCCTGCCCCAAGAGCCCCAGGAGCCCCCCGCAGGCACCGCCTGCGCCATCGCGGGCTGGGGTGCCCTCTTCGAAG ATGGGCCTGAGGCTGAGGCGGTGAGGGAAGCCCGTGTACCCCTGCTCAGCGCCGACACCTGCAGAAGGGCCCTGGGGCCAGGGCTGCGCCCCAGCAGCATGCTCTGTGCCGGCTACCTGGCTGGCGGCATTGACTCGTGCCAG GGTGACTCTGGAGGCCCCCTGACCTGTTCTGAGCCTGGCCCCCGTCCCAGGGAGGTCCTGTACGGAGTCACCTCCTGGGGGGACGGATGCGGGGAGCCAGGGAAGCCTGGGGTCTACACCCGTGTGGCTGTGTTCAAGGACTGGCTCCAGGAGCAGATGAGCG CCGCCCCCTTCAGCCGCGAGCCCAGCTGCAGGGAGCTTCTGGCTTGGGAACCGTCGGAGGAGCCGCTGGCAGACGCCGCCCCGCCCTGTGCCTTCTACGCCCACCTGTGCCCGGGGCCCGCGGGCGCCTGTGCGCGCCTGGCGCACCAGCAGTGCCTGCAGCGCCGGCGGCGATGTG AGCTGCGCTCGCTGGCGCACACCCTACTGGAACTACTGCGGGGCGCCCAGGAGCTGTTCGGCCCGCGCCCGGGGGCGCGGCCCCTGGCCCCGGCCCTGGCTCGGCCCGCTCCGTCGCTCCGGGATCCTCCCAGGCACCTCTCCCGCGAGCAGCGGCTGCACTCAG GATCGCGGGCGGCAGGCACTGGGTTCCCGAAGCGGAGGTCGGAGCAGCGCGGGGAAGCGAACG GCTGCCCTGGGCTGGAGCCCCTGTGGCAGAAGTTGGCTGCCCTCCAGGGCACCCATGCCTGGATCTTACAGGTCCCCGCTGAGCGCCTGGCCATGGAGTTTCACGAG GTCCTGGCAGACCTGGGCTCCAAGACACTGACTGGGCTCTTCCGAGCCTGGGTTTGGGCAGGCCTGGGGGGCCGGCACGTGGT